CGGATCCGCCCACCGCGCTGTTCTCGTCGAACGCGCGGTGCACCGTCTCCGTCGTCTCGGCGTTACAGGCCTTGCGGCGCAACGACGTCGCGCTCGTCGGGTTCGGCGACTTCCCCACCGCCGCCGCACTGCGGCCGCCGATCACCGTGATCCACCAGGACGGCGACGAGATGGGACGTTTCGCCGCCGAGCGCCTCTTCGCGCGTCTGGACGATCCGGGTCGCCGCCTGCGCAGACGCACCGTACTTCCGGTATCGCTCGTGACACGTTCGTCGTGCGCGATGCCCGGTGAGAAGTCCCGCCCCGGGCACGGGTCATCCGTGCCCGTCCGCTCGTCGAATGTGAGTGCTAGGTAATCAGATTCGACACAAGAAAAAGCCCCCGGGGGCGTCTCGCGCACCCCGGGGGCTTTTCCCTACTGCTTAGCGGTAATCCGAGTAGCCGTAGTCGTCCAGCGGCACCGCGGCACCGGTGGCCTGGCCGAAGTCCGGGCTGTAGTACTGATCCTCGTAGGACGGGATCGTGTACGCGGCGGCCCGGGCCTCCTCGGTCGGCTGCACCTGGATGTTGCGGTAGCGGCTGATACCGGTACCGGCCGGGATCAGCTTGCCGATGATCACGTTCTCCTTCAGACCGTTCAGCTTGTCGCTGCGGCAGTTGATCGCCGCATCGGTCAGCACGCGAGTGGTCTCCTGGAACGACGCCGCCGACAGCCACGAATCGGTGGCGAGGCTCGCCTTGGTGATACCCATCAGGACCGGACGGCCTGCCGCGGGCTCGCCACCCTCGGCGACGACCCGGCGGTTCTCCGACTCGAACTCGGCACGCTCGGTCAGCGAGCCGGGCAGGAACTCCGTCGAACCCGAATCGATGATCGTGACGCGACGCAGCATCTGCCGGACGATGACCTCGATGTGCTTGTCGTGGATCGACACGCCCTGGGCCCGGTAGACCTCCTGGACCTCCTTGACGAGGTGGATCTGCACCTCGCGCGGGCCCTGGACACGCAGCACCTCGTGCGGATCGGCGGCGCCTTCCATCAGCTGGTCGCCGACCTCCACGTGGTCGCCGTCGGAGAGCACGCCCTCCGTGCCGTCCTCGTGGGTGATCACGCGCAGACGCTGACGCTTCGAGAGCTTGTCGTAGACAACCTCTTCGCCGCCATCGTCGGGAACGATGGTGATCTTGAAGAACTTGTCGCTCTCCTCCAGACGCACGCGGCCCGCGACGTCGGCGATGGGCGCCTTGTTCCGCGGCACACGGGCCTCGAACAGCTCCTGCACACGGGGCAGACCACCGACGATGTCGGCGCCACCGGTGACACCACCCTGGTGGAAGGTACGCATGGTCAGCTGCGTACCCGGCTCACCGATCGACTGCGCGGCGACGATACCGACGGCCTCGCCGATGTCGACGAGCTTGCCGGTGGCCATCGAGCGGCCGTAGCACATCGCACACACACCGGTGGCCGAGGTGCAGGTCAGCACCGAGCGGACCTTCACCGTGGTGATACCGGCGGCCAGCAGCGCGTCGATGGCCGGGTCGCCCAGGTCATGTCCACGTTCGATGATGACGTTGCCGTTGGCATCGACCGCATCGGTGGCCAGGGTGCGGGCGAACGCCGAGGTCTCGACGTGCGCATCGCGGATGAGCGTGCCGTCCGGGCCGCGCTCGGCCAGCGTGACGTTGATGCCGCGCTCCGTCTCGCAGTCGTGCTCGCGGACGATGACGTCCTGCGACACGTCCACCAGACGACGGGTCAGGTAACCCGAGTCGGCGGTGCGAAGAGCGGTGTCGGCCAGACCCTTACGGGCACCGTGGGTGTTGATGAAGTACTCCAGCACCGTCAGGCCCTCGCGGAACGAGGACTTGATCGGGCGCGGGATGAACTCACCCTTCGGGTTGGTCACCAGACCCTTCATGCCGGCCAGGGTGCGCGTCTGGGTGAGGTTACCCGTGGCGCCCGACTTCACGATCGTGATGATCGGGTTGTCCGCGGGGTAGAACTCCTCCAGGGCCTTACCGACCTCTTCGGTGGCGTCCTGCCAGATCTTGACCAGCGACTCGTTGCGCTCGGTGTGGTTCAGCGCGCCGCGCTGGTACTTGCGCTCGATCGCATCCGCCTCGGCCTCGTGCCGCTCCAGGATCTCCTGCTTCTGCGGCGGCACCAGAACGTCGGCCATCGAGACCGTGACACCCGAACGGGTGGCCCAGTAGAAGCCGGCGTCCTTGAGCTTGTCGACGGTCTGCGCCACCACGATCATCGGGAAGCGCTCGGCCAGGTCGTTGATGATCCGGGCCTGGACCTTCTTGTGCATCTGCTCGTTGACGAACGGATAGCTCTTCGGCAGCAGCTCGTTGAACATCACCCGGCCGAGGGTCGTCTCGGCGGTCCACGCATCGCCCGGCTTCCAGCCGTTCTCGAACAGCTGCGCCTCGAGGTCGGTCGGCGGACGCAGCTCGGTCAGCCGCACCTTGATCTTGGCGCGCACGCTCAGCGCACCGCGGTCCATGGCCATGATGGCCTCGGCCGGGCTGCTGTACACGCCCTGCTCGGGAGCATCCTTGGTGGCGGCCTGGTACTCGCCGGTCGCACCCTCGACGAGGGTGGTCAGGTAGTACAGACCGGTCACCATGTCCAGACGCGGCATGGCCAGCGGCTTGCCGGACGCCGGGGACAGGATGTTGTTGCTCGACAGCATCAGGATGCGGGCCTCGGCCTGCGCCTCCGCGCTCAGCGGGAGGTGCACGGCCATCTGGTCGCCGTCGAAGTCGGCGTTGAAGGCCTCACACACCAGCGGGTGCAGCTGGATGGCCTTGCCCTCGACCAGCTGCGGCTCGAAGGCCTGGATGCCAAGGCGGTGCAGCGTGGGTGCGCGGTTCAGCAGCACCGGGTGCTCGGCGATGACCTCTTCGAGCACGTCCCACACCTGCGGACGCTGACGCTCGACCATGCGCTTGGCGCTCTTGATGTTCTGCGCGTGGTTCAGATCGACCAGGCGCTTCATCACGAACGGCTTGAACAGCTCGAGCGCCATCAGCTTGGGCAGACCGCACTGGTGCAGCTTGAGCTGCGGGCCGACCACGATGACCGAACGGCCCGAGTAGTCGACGCGCTTACCGAGCAGGTTCTGACGGAACCGACCCTGCTTGCCCTTGAGCAGATCCGACAGCGACTTGAGCGGGCGGTTGCCCGGCCCGGTGACCGGGCGGCCACGGCGGCCGTTGTCGAACAGCGCGTCCACCGACTCCTGCAGCATGCGCTTCTCGTTGTTGACGATGATCTCGGGCGCACCGAGGTCGATCAGTCGCTTCAACCGGTTGTTGCGGTTGATCACGCGGCGGTACAGGTCGTTCAGGTCGGAGGTCGCGAAGCGGCCACCGTCGAGCTGGACCATCGGGCGCAGCTCCGGCGGGATCACCGGAACGGCGTCGAGCACCATGCCCATGGGCGAGTTGCCCGACTGCTGGAAGGCCGCGACGACCTTCAGGCGCTTGAGCGCACGCAGCTTCTTCTGGCCCTTGCCGCTGCGGATGACCTCGCGCAGCGACTCGGCCTCGGCGTCGATGTCGAAGTTCTCGATGAGCTTCTTGATCGACTCCGCGCCCATGGCGCCGGTGAAGTACTCGCCGTAGCGGTCCTGCAGCTCGCGGTACAGCACCTCATCGACGATGAGCTGCTTGGGAGCCAGCTTGGTGAAGGTGTTCCAGATCTCGTCGAGCCGGTCCAGCTCACGCTGGGCCCGGTCGCGCAGCTGACGCATCTCACGCTCGCCGCTGTCGCGCACCTTGCGGCGCACGTCGGACTTGGCACCCTCGGCCTCGAGCTCGGCCAGATCGGCCTCGAGCTTCTGGGCACGGGCCTCCAGGTCGGCGTCGCGCTGATCCTCGACGGCCTTGCGCTCGACGGCCATCTCGGCCTCGAGCGTGGACAGCTCGTTGTGCCGCATCTCCTCGTCGACCGAGGTGATGACGTAGGCCGCGAAGTAGATGATCTTCTCGAGATCCTTCGGGGCCAGGTCCAGCAGGTAACCGAGGCGTGACGGGACGCCCTTGAAGTACCAGATGTGCGTGACGGGCGCGGCCAGCTCGATGTGGCCCATCCGCTCACGACGCACCTTGGCGCGCGTCACCTCGACGCCGCAGCGCTCACAGATGATGCCCTTGAAGCGGACACGCTTGTACTTGCCGCAGTAGCACTCCCAGTCGCGAGTCGGTCCGAAGATCTTCTCGCAGAACAGGCCGTCCTTCTCGGGCTTGAGCGTGCGGTAGTTGATGGTCTCCGGCTTCTTGACCTCGCCGTAAGACCAGTTGCGGATGTCGTCCGCGGTGGCAAGACCGATGCGGAGTTCATCGAAGAAGTTGACGTCTAGCACGTAACTCCCTTTCCCCTTGCGGGTGTTGAAACTTGACTACTGAGGCGGTCTTCGGACGAGGCTCTACGCGAGATCCTCGACAGACGCGGACTCGTTGCGGGACAGGTTGATTCCCAGGTTCGCGGCAGCGCGCTCCAGGTCCTCGTCGTCACCGTCACGCATCTCGATCGCAGCGCCGTCGCTGGAGAGCACCTCGACGTTGAGGCACAGCGACTGCAGCTCCTTGAGCAACACCTTGAACGACTCGGGGATACCGGGTTCAGGGATGTTCTCGCCCTTGACGATCGCCTCGTACACCTTGACGCGGCCCACGGTGTCGTCGGACTTGATGGTCAGCAGCTCCTGCAGGGTGTAGGCAGCGCCGTACGCCTGCATGGCCCAACATTCCATCTCACCGAATCGCTGACCACCGAACTGCGCCTTACCACCGAGCGGCTGCTGGGTGATCATCGAGTACGGACCGGTCGAGCGCGCGTGGATCTTGTCGTCCACCAGGTGGTGCAGCTTCAGGATGTACATGTAGCCCACCGTCACCGGGTACGGGAACGGTTCACCACTGCGGCCGTCGAACAGCGTCGCCTTGCCGTCGGCGTTGACCATGACCTCACCGTCGCGGTTCGGCAGGGTCGACCCGAGGAGGCCGGCGAGCTCGCCTTCCTGAGCACCGTCGAACACCGGCGTCGCCACGATGCTGTCCGACGGGGCCGTGTACAGCTCCTCCGGCAGCTTGGACGCCCAGTCCGGGACTCCGGCGGCGACATCGATGTTCCAGCCGGCCTTGGCCACCCACCCGAGGTGGGTCTCCAGGATCTGGCCGATGTTCATACGACGCGGCACACCGTGGGTGTTCAGGATGATGTCGACGGGCGTGCCGTCCGGCAGGAACGGCATGTCCTCGACGGGCAGGATCTTGCCGATGACGCCCTTGTTGCCGTGGCGTCCGGCGAGCTTGTCGCCGTCGGAGATCTTGCGCTTCTGCGCGACGTACACGCGGACGAGCTCGTTGACGCCGGCGGGCAGTTCGTCGTCGTCCTCGCGGCTGAACACGCGGATGCCGATGACCTTGCCCGACTCGCCGTGAGGCACCTTGAGCGACGTGTCGCGGACCTCGCGCGCCTTCTCACCGAAGATCGCGCGGAGCAGGCGCTCCTCCGGGGTCAGCTCGGTCTCGCCCTTCGGGGTGACCTTGCCGACCAGGATGTCGCCGTCGCGGACCTCGGCGCCGATGCGGACGATGCCGCGCTCGTCGAGGTCAGCGAGCACCTCGTCGGAGACGTTCGGGATGTCCCGGGTGATCTCCTCGGCGCCCAGCTTGGTGTCGCGGGCATCGATCTCGTGCTCCTCGATGTGGATCGAGGTGAGCACGTCCTCTTCGACCAGGCGGTTCGAGAGGATGATCGCGTCCTCGTAGTTGTGGCCTTCCCACGGCATGATCGCGACGAGCAGGTTCTTGCCGAGCGCCATCTCACCGTTCTGGGTGCAGGGGCCGTCGGCGATGACCTGACCCGCCTCGACACGCTGACCGGCGTCCACGATCGGGCGCTGGTTGGCGCACGTTCCGTGGTTCGACCGGGCGAACTTGCGCAGGCGGTAGGACTGACGCGTGCCGTCGTCGGCCATGACCGTGATGTAGTCGGCCGAGACCTCTTCGATGACACCGGTCTTGTCGGCGACGACGACGTCACCGGCGTCGATCGCAGCGCGCAGTTCCATGCCGGTGCCCACCAGCGGTGCCTCGCTGCGCACCAGCGGAACCGCCTGGCGCTGCATGTTGGCACCCATCAGGGCGCGGTTGGCGTCGTCGTGCTCGAGGAACGGGATCATCGCGGTCGCGACCGACACCATCTGGCGCGGCGAGACGTCCATGTAGTCCACCTGGCCGGCGGAGACGAACTCGACCTCGCCGCCCTTCTTGCGGACCATGACGCGCTCCTCGGTGAAGCGGCCGTTCTCGTCGGTCGGCGAGTTGGCCTGCGCCACGACGTGGCGGTCCTCCTCGTCGGCGGTCAGGTAGTCGATCTGGTCGGTGACGACACCGTCGACGACCTTGCGGTACGGCGTCTCGATGAAGCCGAACGGGTTGACGCGGGCGTACACCGACAGCGAACCGATCAGACCGATGTTCGGACCCTCAGGGGTCTCGATCGGGCACATCCGGCCGTAGTGGCTGGGGTGCACGTCGCGGACCTCGAGGCCGGCACGCTCACGGGACAGACCGCCGGGGCCCAGCGCCGACAGACGACGCTTGTGGGTCAGACCCGACAGCGGGTTGTTCTGGTCCATGAACTGCGACAGCTGGCTGGTGCCGAAGAACTCCTTGATCGCCGCCACGACGGGACGGATGTTGATCAGGGTCTGCGGCGTGATCGCCTCGACGTCCTGGGTGGTCATGCGCTCACGCACGACGCGCTCCATGCGGGACAGGCCGACGCGGATCTGGTTCTGGATCAGCTCACCCACGGTGCGCAGACGACGGTTGCCGAAGTGGTCGATGTCGTCCACCTCGACGGGGACCTCGACGCCGCCGGGGACGGTCATCGTGGTCTGGCCCTCGTGCAGGCGCACCAGGTACTCGATGGTCGCGACGACGTCCTCTTCGGTCAGCGTCGAGCTGGTGATCGGCTTGCCCGCGTTGAGGCCCAGCTTCTTGTTGACCTTGTAGCGGCCCACGCGGGCCAGGTCGTAGCGCTTCTCCTTGAAGAACAGGTTCTCCAGCAGGGTCTGCGCGGACTCCTTGGTCGGCGGCTCGCCCGGACGCAGCTTGCGGTAGATGTCGAGCAGGGCCTCGTCGGTGCCGGAGGTGGTGTCCTTCTCCAGCGTGCCCATCATGATCTCGGAGAAGCCGAACCGCTCAACGATCTGCTCGTTGGTCCAACCCAGCGCCTTGAGCAGCACGGTGACCGGCTGACGACGCTTGCGGTCGATACGCACACCGACGGTGTCGCGCTTGTCGACGTCGAACTCCAGCCACGCACCGCGGCCGGGGATCACCTTGACGCTGTGCAGCGTCTTCTCGGTGGACTTGTCGATGGTCTCGTCGAAGTACACACCGGGCGACCGGACGAGCTGCGACACGACGACGCGCTCGGTGCCGTTGATGATGAAGGTGCCCTTCTCGGTCATCATCGGGAAGTCACCCATGAAGACCGTCTGGCTCTTGATCTCGCCGGTGTTGTTGTTGATGAACTCGGCCGTGACGAACAGCGGAGCCGCGTACGTCATGTCCTTGTCTTTGCACTCGTCGACCGAGGCCTTCACCTCGTCGAAGCGCGGATCCGAGAAGGACAGCGACATCGAGCCCGAGAAATCCTCGATCGGCGAAAGCTCGGCGAGGACCTCTTCGAGGCCGCCCACGGGGTTCTCCTCGCCGCGGTCGATGGCGGCCTGCCGCCACCGGTCGGACCCGACCAGCCACTCGAAGGAATCCGTCTGAACGTCGAGCAGCCCCGGAACCTCAAGCGGTTCACGGAGCTTGGCAAATGAAACTCGGTTCGGTGCCCCTGGGACGGAGTTATTGGTGATAGCGTTCGACTTGCTCTGGCTAGAGACTGCCAAGATGCATCCTTCCAGCACCTCATGCGACTATTCGGATGCGGCAATTCGCCGGACCTTCGTCGCGATTCTGCGTCGGTTCGGCTGGCTTGGGCCTGTCCAGAACCCCGGACGCAATGACACAGGACCAGGTACTGAGCAAACTACTCAGGCTAGGACCACGGTGTCAGGTACAGGTGAGGTGGGCAGGGTGCAGCCAGCGCAACGTCCAACGATAGCGCAGAACGGCGCATTCCTCAACCAAACCCCTCGGGCGCATGAGATGGGTCACCCGGCGCTGGCTGGCGTCCTCAACCCTTTCGAACATGCTGCCCAACAGATTGGCCCGTCGGGGCCCGTCCGTCAAGAGCGAACACGCTGTTTGGCGGGCGCAATTGCACCGGGCACCACATCCAGCCCGGATGGGTCGCCGAATTCTGCACGAGGTTGTGATTTCGTCCTACGAACGACCCTGGCGCGGAAGTCAGCGAGGAATCGCTCACACGGCGACGACGCGCCACGGCGGACGCGCACGCCTGCACAACGGTGAAAGACATTGCGCGCGTGGCGAATACCACGAACCGGTCAACGCTCCGGCGACGCGTCATACCGCACCACAGACACGTCAGGCCGGGCCGTGACGGCCCGGCCTGCACGCAGAGAGAACTCAGGCCTGCTTGGGCACCTCGATGGCGCCGGTAGGCGCGTCGTCCTCGACCGCGCGGGCGTGGCGGGCCGTGGGATCGTCGTAGTTGTCGACGGGCGCGGTGGCGGCGGTCGGTGCGGCCGATTGCGGCTGGTCGCGGTCGAGCTCTTCGAGGATCGCGGCTTGGGCGGCCGGGGGCAGGGTGTGCAGGATCTCGCGCACACGGGCCTTACGGCGCCCCACGGCCTTGCGCTCGGGCATGCCGGGGGTCGCCTGCAGCTGCGGCGGCACACCCTCGATCTCCTCGACACCACCGTCGTGCTGACCGGCGTCGACCAGGGCCTGCTCGGCGGCAGCGGTCGCCTCGTCCTTCTCCTCGGACATGCCGATGGGGCCGATGCGGCGGCCGTTGAGGAACTGCTTGACCACCGGCTCGTCGCTGGTCAGCAGCACCTCACGGGGACCGAACATCACGAGCTGTTTGCGGAACAGCATGCCCATGTTGTCCGGCACCGTGCGGGCGATGTTGATGTTGTGCGTCACGATCAGAACGGTCGCGTCGATCTGCGCGTTGATGTCGATCAGCAGCTGTGACAGGTAGGCCGTACGGACCGGGTCCAGACCGGAGTCCGGCTCGTCGCACAGGATGATCTCGGGATCGAGCACCAGGGCGCGGGCCAGGCCGGCACGCTTGCGCATACCGCCGGAGATCTCGCCGGGGAACTTGTGCCCGTCGTTGGGCATACCGACAAGATCGAGCTTCTCCATCACGATCTTGCGGATTTCGCTCTCGCTCTTCTTGGTGTGCTCACGCAGCGGGAACGCCGTGTTGTCGTAGATGTTCATCGAACCGAACAGCGCGCCGTCCTGGAACAACACACCGAACAGGGTGCGAATCTCGTACAGCTCCTTGGCCGAGCACTGCAGGATGTCGGTGCCGTCGATGACGATCGAGCCGCGTTCGGGGCGGAGCAGGCCGATCAGCGACTTCAGGAACACCGATTTACCGGTACCCGAGGGCCCCAGCAGCACGCTCACCTCGCCGGCCGGGATCGACATCGTGACGTCTTCCCAGATCTTCGACGACCCGAAAGACTTGCTCAACCCCGTCACGTCGATTTGGACGCCCATCAAAGATCCTTCCGCTACGCCTACCACACCACCCGCTCTGGCCTGTGGTTTGAGTCACCTTAGCGCACGGGCTACCGCCGAATCACCGTTGCGCCGATGTACACCCTTTGCGGTGTCACAGATAGCAAAAGGCCCCGGATCGGAAGAGATCCGGGGGCCTTTTGTCGGAAATCGAGCAGTCGCGAAGGACTACTTGACGGTGACCGAAGCGCCGGCAGCTTCCAGCTTGGCCTTGGCGTCCTCGGCAGCTTCCTTGGTGACCTTCTCCAGCAGCGGCTTGGGCGCGCTGTCGACGAGATCCTTGGCTTCCTTCAGGCCCAGGCCCGAGACGATCTCGCGGACGACCTTGATGACGCCGATCTTCTTGTCGCCGGCACCCTCGAGGATGACGTCGAATTCCGACTGCTCCTCGGCGGCCTCGGCGGCGGCCGGGGCGGCGCCGGCGGCGGCAACCGCGACCGGAGCGGCGGCGGTGACCTCGAAGGTCTCCTCGAACTGCTTCACGAACTCAGAGAGCTCGAGCAGGGTCATTTCCTTGAAAGCGTCGAGCAGTTCCTCGGTGGACAGCTTGGCCATGTTTATGGTCCTTCCTGATTCTTCTTACGGACGTTGTATGTGGTTGTTTCGCAGCGACAGAGCAGGTCGCTCTATGCGGCTTCTTCGCCGGCCTTCTTCTCCTGCAGCGCGGCAGCGAGCCGGGCCACCTGAGAAGCGGGCGCGTTGAACAGACCGGCAGCCTTGGACAGGTTGCCCTTCATGGCGCCTGCCAGCTTGGCCAGCAGCACCTCGCGGGACTCCAGGTCGGCGATCCGTTCGACCTCGGCGACGGACAGCGCCTTGCCGTCCATGTAGCCGCCCTTGATGACGAGCGCCTTGTTGTCCTTGGCGAACTTCTTGATTGCCTTGGCGGCATCGACCGCTTCGCCCTTGACGAA
This genomic window from Mycolicibacterium goodii contains:
- the mceG gene encoding ABC transporter ATP-binding protein MceG gives rise to the protein MGVQIDVTGLSKSFGSSKIWEDVTMSIPAGEVSVLLGPSGTGKSVFLKSLIGLLRPERGSIVIDGTDILQCSAKELYEIRTLFGVLFQDGALFGSMNIYDNTAFPLREHTKKSESEIRKIVMEKLDLVGMPNDGHKFPGEISGGMRKRAGLARALVLDPEIILCDEPDSGLDPVRTAYLSQLLIDINAQIDATVLIVTHNINIARTVPDNMGMLFRKQLVMFGPREVLLTSDEPVVKQFLNGRRIGPIGMSEEKDEATAAAEQALVDAGQHDGGVEEIEGVPPQLQATPGMPERKAVGRRKARVREILHTLPPAAQAAILEELDRDQPQSAAPTAATAPVDNYDDPTARHARAVEDDAPTGAIEVPKQA
- a CDS encoding DNA-directed RNA polymerase subunit beta — encoded protein: MLEGCILAVSSQSKSNAITNNSVPGAPNRVSFAKLREPLEVPGLLDVQTDSFEWLVGSDRWRQAAIDRGEENPVGGLEEVLAELSPIEDFSGSMSLSFSDPRFDEVKASVDECKDKDMTYAAPLFVTAEFINNNTGEIKSQTVFMGDFPMMTEKGTFIINGTERVVVSQLVRSPGVYFDETIDKSTEKTLHSVKVIPGRGAWLEFDVDKRDTVGVRIDRKRRQPVTVLLKALGWTNEQIVERFGFSEIMMGTLEKDTTSGTDEALLDIYRKLRPGEPPTKESAQTLLENLFFKEKRYDLARVGRYKVNKKLGLNAGKPITSSTLTEEDVVATIEYLVRLHEGQTTMTVPGGVEVPVEVDDIDHFGNRRLRTVGELIQNQIRVGLSRMERVVRERMTTQDVEAITPQTLINIRPVVAAIKEFFGTSQLSQFMDQNNPLSGLTHKRRLSALGPGGLSRERAGLEVRDVHPSHYGRMCPIETPEGPNIGLIGSLSVYARVNPFGFIETPYRKVVDGVVTDQIDYLTADEEDRHVVAQANSPTDENGRFTEERVMVRKKGGEVEFVSAGQVDYMDVSPRQMVSVATAMIPFLEHDDANRALMGANMQRQAVPLVRSEAPLVGTGMELRAAIDAGDVVVADKTGVIEEVSADYITVMADDGTRQSYRLRKFARSNHGTCANQRPIVDAGQRVEAGQVIADGPCTQNGEMALGKNLLVAIMPWEGHNYEDAIILSNRLVEEDVLTSIHIEEHEIDARDTKLGAEEITRDIPNVSDEVLADLDERGIVRIGAEVRDGDILVGKVTPKGETELTPEERLLRAIFGEKAREVRDTSLKVPHGESGKVIGIRVFSREDDDELPAGVNELVRVYVAQKRKISDGDKLAGRHGNKGVIGKILPVEDMPFLPDGTPVDIILNTHGVPRRMNIGQILETHLGWVAKAGWNIDVAAGVPDWASKLPEELYTAPSDSIVATPVFDGAQEGELAGLLGSTLPNRDGEVMVNADGKATLFDGRSGEPFPYPVTVGYMYILKLHHLVDDKIHARSTGPYSMITQQPLGGKAQFGGQRFGEMECWAMQAYGAAYTLQELLTIKSDDTVGRVKVYEAIVKGENIPEPGIPESFKVLLKELQSLCLNVEVLSSDGAAIEMRDGDDEDLERAAANLGINLSRNESASVEDLA
- the rplL gene encoding 50S ribosomal protein L7/L12 yields the protein MAKLSTEELLDAFKEMTLLELSEFVKQFEETFEVTAAAPVAVAAAGAAPAAAEAAEEQSEFDVILEGAGDKKIGVIKVVREIVSGLGLKEAKDLVDSAPKPLLEKVTKEAAEDAKAKLEAAGASVTVK
- a CDS encoding DNA-directed RNA polymerase subunit beta', whose protein sequence is MLDVNFFDELRIGLATADDIRNWSYGEVKKPETINYRTLKPEKDGLFCEKIFGPTRDWECYCGKYKRVRFKGIICERCGVEVTRAKVRRERMGHIELAAPVTHIWYFKGVPSRLGYLLDLAPKDLEKIIYFAAYVITSVDEEMRHNELSTLEAEMAVERKAVEDQRDADLEARAQKLEADLAELEAEGAKSDVRRKVRDSGEREMRQLRDRAQRELDRLDEIWNTFTKLAPKQLIVDEVLYRELQDRYGEYFTGAMGAESIKKLIENFDIDAEAESLREVIRSGKGQKKLRALKRLKVVAAFQQSGNSPMGMVLDAVPVIPPELRPMVQLDGGRFATSDLNDLYRRVINRNNRLKRLIDLGAPEIIVNNEKRMLQESVDALFDNGRRGRPVTGPGNRPLKSLSDLLKGKQGRFRQNLLGKRVDYSGRSVIVVGPQLKLHQCGLPKLMALELFKPFVMKRLVDLNHAQNIKSAKRMVERQRPQVWDVLEEVIAEHPVLLNRAPTLHRLGIQAFEPQLVEGKAIQLHPLVCEAFNADFDGDQMAVHLPLSAEAQAEARILMLSSNNILSPASGKPLAMPRLDMVTGLYYLTTLVEGATGEYQAATKDAPEQGVYSSPAEAIMAMDRGALSVRAKIKVRLTELRPPTDLEAQLFENGWKPGDAWTAETTLGRVMFNELLPKSYPFVNEQMHKKVQARIINDLAERFPMIVVAQTVDKLKDAGFYWATRSGVTVSMADVLVPPQKQEILERHEAEADAIERKYQRGALNHTERNESLVKIWQDATEEVGKALEEFYPADNPIITIVKSGATGNLTQTRTLAGMKGLVTNPKGEFIPRPIKSSFREGLTVLEYFINTHGARKGLADTALRTADSGYLTRRLVDVSQDVIVREHDCETERGINVTLAERGPDGTLIRDAHVETSAFARTLATDAVDANGNVIIERGHDLGDPAIDALLAAGITTVKVRSVLTCTSATGVCAMCYGRSMATGKLVDIGEAVGIVAAQSIGEPGTQLTMRTFHQGGVTGGADIVGGLPRVQELFEARVPRNKAPIADVAGRVRLEESDKFFKITIVPDDGGEEVVYDKLSKRQRLRVITHEDGTEGVLSDGDHVEVGDQLMEGAADPHEVLRVQGPREVQIHLVKEVQEVYRAQGVSIHDKHIEVIVRQMLRRVTIIDSGSTEFLPGSLTERAEFESENRRVVAEGGEPAAGRPVLMGITKASLATDSWLSAASFQETTRVLTDAAINCRSDKLNGLKENVIIGKLIPAGTGISRYRNIQVQPTEEARAAAYTIPSYEDQYYSPDFGQATGAAVPLDDYGYSDYR